The region CAGGACACCAAGCTGCAACACGCATTATTTTACCAAACGGCATGTGACCCAGTTTCCCAGAGTGCAAGTGAAATTGTCATTTCTTCAAGATAAATGGCTGgttttttaaaacttgaaacAAATCAAACCATAACGGCCATGGAATGGACGGCAAAACATGCCCAATGAAACTTCCCAGCTAATAGTAATTCCGAGCAAGCGCAGTGTGGCTCTGCCTTCCCAGCTCTCACTCTGGCTGGCAAAGTGGGCAGAGAGAGGAGTTCAGATGGGGACCATCAAGTCCAGATGCAGCTGAGCTGCCCTCCTCACACGTTGCCTTTTGCCTCCTATTTGCACATTGCCCTGACTTTCTGGTAGGTGGCAAAAAGTGTTTCTCTGTTCCTTCACTTTCTCAAAGCTGCCCTGTTCTTAATACGAAGCaaaatctgctttcattttctcGCTGTCATCCCTCTTTGTGATGCAAACTTGGAGATGTGGCAGTTGCCACCCGTTAGCATCGCTTGGTTCCTGGCATCACCATCTAACCCTTAATAAATATCTTAGTGTCACTTCACTGCTGATATTAGCTAATGCTTCAAGGTCTGCCTTTGCATTTGTCTGTTAGCCATAACCCATAATTAGGGAACCCACTGGGACTCCATTAATGCTTAGACATTGGAGGATGTGAGCTGGAAGGAAGgttgtttgttttccataaaCAGGAGCAAATAAAGTGGTATTGGTTTTCTAATTTTATGCCCTGCTAGGGAAATTCCTGAGCAGggttgctttgtttgtttttaagtattcCTAATAAcccttttaaaaattccagtgTGCTTGTCCAAAGAAGACATTAAGGAATTATGTTTACATAAAGCGAGACAGTGATTGTCACTTTTTTATGATCCAAAGCTTCTTAATAAGAGCATACAAAatgcttgtatttaaaaaacagctgcaTTACTGTTAACACAACTGAATATTCTGGAGCGCTTAATTTTGCTTTGCCTACTTGCGTACATCTTGGCAGACATGCTGCCCATCATTACCAAAGATCCATAGTCCAATACCAAGAGTGAAGTGGGACTGCAGAGAGCACCAGCAGAGAGCATGTCCACCGGCCACATATATCACCGAGTGCATATAAATCTGTTCAGAAAGATGAATACTGGGAGTATGCAGTTACATGCCTCAAACTTACAAAAATAATCCAATATTATAATCCTGACACTATTCCAAGGCACATCCTTAGCTGGATAAGGATGTGTCTCGGTCAGGATAGTCTAGCAACATTAGCAGTGCGTGAGGTGAGGAACTGGCTTCATAATCCTTacttattattattagtttAAAAACCATTCTACCACATTTCTCAAGAAACTACTttactacatttaaaatttcaggCCTAGCCAGAAAGTTAATTTCTCTGCCATAGAAAAGGGGGAAAcataatgaaatgttttcttttctctttctattttattttaggcaAGAAATCCTTCAGCATGTTGATGTAataaaaaatttttctttgacCAAAAACAGTGTTCGAATTGGACAGCTGATGCACTATGATTATTCCAGCCATAAGTATGTTTTTTCTATTAGCAATAACTTCAGATCACTGCTTCCAGATGTGTCACCGATCCTGAATAAGCATTACAACATTTGTGCTGTGGTTGGAAATAGCGGAATCCTGACTGGGAGTCAGTGTGGGCAAGAAATAGataaatctgattttgtttttcgTTGCAATTTTGCTCCAACTGAGGCTTTCCAAAGAGATGTTGGAAGGAAAACCAATCTTACAACCTTCAATCCCAGCATCCTGGAGAAGTATTACAACAATCTTTTAACCATTCAGGATCgcaacaacttttttttaagtttaaaaaagcTTGATGGGGCCATTCTTTGGAtccctgcttttttcttccacacaTCAGCAACGGTCACAAGAACGCTGGTTGACTTCTTTGTTGAGCATAGAGGGCAATTAAAAGTCCAGTTGGCATGGCCAGGAAATATAATGCAACACGTTAAcaggtatttattttctctttcatttaatttgtcaAAGTATGTATCTCTATAGCTATAAATtcaactgtatttattttctattcatgCCTAAACTGCTATGCACTCTCTAGTAAGTTAGGGCCTGGTACAGTTTGGTTCTACCAGAAATGCATCTTTGTTATTGCTTCAGTAAGTACCCCAATTATTGCTTTACAGATTTAAATGGCGCCTGTGCCTTGGGTTGGTTGCTCACACAGGGTATGATCCACCACTGGACTCTGCTCCTGCCAGTGCTTCTGCAAAGACGAGGGGAACACAGAGGAGCTGAATGAGATTCTGCATAAGCAAAACATCGTTTCTAGAAGAATTTGCTTGCTGTCCCCATAAGAGTTTGCATGATGTCTTCCATAAATGATCTCCTCAGCTAGCAAAATAGGGATGGTAACAGACATAACTGCAGAGTGGCCCAAATAAAACTGTAGTAAATCATACAAGGATAATGTTGTCAACCTCATTAGCAAATGCACATGTGACCAGAGTTCAATGAATTTACTTTCTTGAGTAAGGCACTACTTTTCCTGATATAAAAAAAGGGGGAGCAAAAACGCATTCTGAAGGGGGCCACAAGAGGGAATATTGATCAGCATGTCAAAAGGAATATTCTGCACTGCCGTTTATTACAAACCGACCTAAGCAGCAATCCTTACCTTATTCAGATCATCAACCATGAGTATTGATGGGCTCCACGcagtaatttctttctcttacagTGAACCCATGGCTATTATTTCTAGCCTAAACTAACACCTGTATTATTTTCACAGATACTGGAAAAACAAGCATTTGTCACCCAAACGGCTGAGCACAGGTATTCTCATGTACACCCTTGCTTCTGCAATATGTGAAGAGATTCACTTGTATGGATTCTGGCCATTCGGATTCGATCCCAACACCAGGGAAGATCTCCCATACCATTACTATGATAAGAAAGGAACGAAGTTTACGACCAAGTGGCAGGAGTCCCaccagctgcctgcagagttCCAGCTGCTCTACAGGATGCACGGTGAAGGACTGGCCAAACTCACCTTGTCGCATTGTGCCTAAGAACCTAAATCTCCAAGTGCCAAACCATTGTCTAAAAAGTGCCCAAAACTGAATTAAACATTCTTCAGATagaattctaaaaaaaaaaaaaaaaacccaaaactgaaatattttccataagataaagatgctttttaatCACCCTTATCATTGCTCATCAGAGGGTTTAAGCATATTTAGCAATGCAGACCCATTTATCAGGTTCTGTGGATGCTATTCATACAGTAGAATACTtggaatattttgcatttatagaTATGCTTCTGAGTATGTTTTAAGATATTCTCATACTTTAGCGTTCCACTAAATGGCTCTAAATCTCCTAATTTT is a window of Rhea pennata isolate bPtePen1 chromosome Z, bPtePen1.pri, whole genome shotgun sequence DNA encoding:
- the ST8SIA3 gene encoding sia-alpha-2,3-Gal-beta-1,4-GlcNAc-R:alpha 2,8-sialyltransferase, with the protein product MRSCKMVRVASVLGLVMLSIALLILSLISYVSLKKDNIFGAPRSAGAGGPRMYMFHAGFRSQFALKFLDPSFVPITNSLTHELQEKPSKWTFNRTAFAHQRQEILQHVDVIKNFSLTKNSVRIGQLMHYDYSSHKYVFSISNNFRSLLPDVSPILNKHYNICAVVGNSGILTGSQCGQEIDKSDFVFRCNFAPTEAFQRDVGRKTNLTTFNPSILEKYYNNLLTIQDRNNFFLSLKKLDGAILWIPAFFFHTSATVTRTLVDFFVEHRGQLKVQLAWPGNIMQHVNRYWKNKHLSPKRLSTGILMYTLASAICEEIHLYGFWPFGFDPNTREDLPYHYYDKKGTKFTTKWQESHQLPAEFQLLYRMHGEGLAKLTLSHCA